Proteins from a genomic interval of Kribbella aluminosa:
- a CDS encoding phytanoyl-CoA dioxygenase family protein produces MTITSERPELSSLARQYAADGFVLVKGLLSKEEAAYYRKRSHDLLAQLNRGDDPTWGAARDMAEAPTKLQHLHDAQFYDAEFAKLLVDPRFTDVAAAVMGVDNVQLHHTKLFVKPPENGSPFPLHQDHPFFPHTYHRVGAAIFHFDDAPVEKGCVRVIPGSHKDGPREHSPEGSFHLLEPSFDAATPQPAEAGDVLFFTYLTVHGSGVNTSDEARTTWLIQYRDPADPPAVKAHEWSLGQGMMLRGVDPTGRSAV; encoded by the coding sequence ATGACGATCACATCCGAGCGGCCCGAGCTGTCGTCGCTCGCGCGGCAGTACGCCGCCGACGGCTTCGTACTGGTGAAAGGCCTGCTCAGCAAGGAAGAAGCGGCGTACTACCGCAAGCGCAGCCACGACCTGCTGGCGCAGCTGAACCGTGGCGACGACCCGACCTGGGGTGCCGCTCGCGACATGGCCGAGGCGCCCACCAAGCTGCAGCACCTGCACGACGCGCAGTTCTACGACGCCGAGTTCGCGAAGCTGCTGGTGGACCCGCGGTTCACCGACGTGGCCGCTGCGGTGATGGGCGTGGACAACGTCCAGCTGCATCACACCAAGCTGTTCGTGAAGCCACCGGAGAACGGTTCGCCGTTCCCGCTGCACCAGGACCACCCGTTCTTCCCGCACACGTACCACCGGGTCGGGGCGGCGATCTTCCACTTCGACGACGCCCCCGTCGAGAAGGGCTGCGTGCGGGTCATCCCTGGCAGCCACAAGGACGGGCCGCGGGAGCACAGCCCGGAGGGGTCGTTCCACCTGCTGGAGCCGTCGTTCGACGCGGCGACCCCGCAGCCGGCCGAGGCGGGCGACGTACTGTTCTTCACGTACCTGACCGTGCACGGGTCCGGCGTGAACACCAGCGACGAGGCCCGTACGACGTGGTTGATCCAGTACCGCGACCCGGCGGACCCGCCGGCGGTGAAGGCGCACGAGTGGTCGCTCGGCCAGGGCATGATGCTGCGTGGAGTCGACCCCACTGGCAGGAGTGCTGTTTGA
- a CDS encoding sensor histidine kinase — translation MKLKALLPPRPHGESGWVGRTLTAGVAVAVLATARPADSWVWVVLGATFGVFLAGSVLMATRPYVAFALLSAVAVCNALIAGYPQSNALVLVLVSITDIAVIDFRRRGNRPIIAAGIGIAAAYGVSAWLFDQSDSWYFTQVLWAAVLTAFGLNRRQYEAQARQTEQLLEQTQLAHSEHARAAALEERGRIARDLHDVLAHSLGALSVQLEVAEALLAERSDTAGALERVRRSRKLAVQGLTEARSAVAALRADEVPELPAALAALAEQHEKDHGTRVRLMVTGQKKLESGVTVALLGAAREALTNAAKHAPGQIVDMRLVYDDGVRVSVRNKGATSGEGFGLAGMRERLALVGGTLTAGADGDDWLVVAEVE, via the coding sequence GTGAAGCTCAAGGCGCTGCTGCCGCCCCGCCCGCACGGAGAGAGCGGCTGGGTCGGCCGGACACTCACCGCCGGCGTGGCGGTCGCCGTCCTGGCAACGGCGCGCCCCGCGGACAGCTGGGTGTGGGTCGTTCTCGGGGCGACCTTCGGTGTCTTCCTGGCCGGTTCGGTCCTGATGGCCACCCGGCCGTACGTCGCGTTCGCGCTGCTGTCGGCTGTCGCGGTCTGCAACGCGCTGATCGCTGGGTACCCGCAGTCGAACGCGCTGGTACTGGTGCTGGTGTCGATCACGGACATCGCCGTGATCGACTTCCGGCGGCGCGGAAACCGCCCGATCATTGCCGCCGGCATCGGTATCGCGGCCGCCTACGGGGTGTCGGCGTGGCTGTTCGACCAGTCGGACAGCTGGTACTTCACACAGGTTCTGTGGGCCGCGGTACTGACCGCGTTCGGGTTGAACCGGCGGCAGTACGAGGCGCAGGCGCGGCAGACCGAGCAGCTGCTGGAGCAGACCCAGCTGGCGCACAGCGAGCACGCGCGCGCTGCGGCGCTGGAGGAGCGCGGACGGATCGCCCGCGACCTGCACGACGTACTGGCGCATTCGCTGGGCGCGCTGAGCGTTCAGTTGGAGGTGGCTGAGGCGTTGCTGGCGGAGCGGTCCGATACGGCCGGCGCGCTCGAGCGGGTACGCCGTTCGCGCAAGCTCGCCGTACAGGGGCTGACGGAGGCTCGGAGTGCGGTGGCTGCGCTCAGGGCGGATGAGGTACCGGAGCTGCCCGCGGCGCTGGCTGCGCTTGCGGAACAGCATGAGAAGGACCACGGCACGCGAGTACGGCTGATGGTGACGGGTCAGAAGAAGCTCGAGTCGGGTGTCACGGTCGCACTGCTGGGCGCGGCCCGTGAGGCGCTGACGAATGCAGCGAAACATGCGCCTGGTCAGATTGTTGACATGAGGCTTGTCTACGACGACGGCGTACGGGTGTCGGTGCGGAACAAGGGAGCCACCAGCGGGGAGGGGTTCGGGCTGGCCGGGATGCGGGAGCGGCTGGCGCTGGTGGGCGGGACGTTGACTGCAGGTGCCGACGGCGACGACTGGTTGGTGGTGGCGGAGGTTGAGTGA
- a CDS encoding response regulator transcription factor, producing the protein MIAGLTPSSDPGNDGLTARETEVLRLIARGLSNPEIAGQLFISEATVKTHINNTFAKIGARHRAEAVRYAFRKGIVSEGV; encoded by the coding sequence CTGATCGCCGGGCTCACCCCGTCGAGCGATCCCGGCAACGACGGACTCACCGCCCGCGAGACCGAGGTACTGCGGCTGATCGCGCGCGGACTCAGCAACCCGGAGATCGCCGGGCAACTGTTCATCAGCGAGGCGACCGTGAAAACCCACATCAACAACACGTTCGCGAAGATCGGCGCCCGCCACCGCGCCGAGGCAGTCCGCTACGCCTTCCGCAAGGGCATCGTGTCAGAGGGCGTCTGA
- a CDS encoding glycoside hydrolase family 95 protein has translation MSHLLWFRTPAPDWFEALPLGNGHLGAKVYGRVADERIALNLDDLWSGDGPRTPAVPDGPAVLADVRRLLLDEGDRLAATERTRALQGPLVESYQPLADLVISGGPGGSGGSGAEGADGAEGADGAEGAEGAEGAEGAEGAEGAEGAEGAEGAEGAESADGAEGADYRRSLDLRTGIAAVDYTVDGVRFRRETYVSAPDQVLVWTLIADHPVADLRIGLESRHPVRTEVADGTYGVVGRVPSDLTIEYRSRPDPVRYEDGRGIGFGVALRVFADGAVTASADGVAVRGASRVTVLVAAASTFAGWSVPPGRDPQVAFGAAVDVLDAVAGVVGVDKLRERHVEDHVALYDRASLELGSIVDNPIDERLQAVAAGGSDPDLVALAFNLGRYLLMASSRPGTQAANLQGIWNQDLRPMWASDWTNNINTQMNYWLADLTGLSECFEPLTDLLEGLAESGAETARILYDAPGWVAHHNADIWRATWPVGEGGDDPVWAMCATCGVWLTAHLMEHYRFTGDVAFLRERAYPVIAGAAEFVLAMLVEDRDGVLQLVPSTAPEHHFVLPSGEKASVDLTSTFDNWLIRELFANLAQAEDVLGLGSELGARAAAARGRLPEIRITADGRLYEWPTDWEPSEVHHRHQSHLYGLYPGAEIDPVRTPEWAAAARASLERRTDGAVNGGWTAAWLVALWARLFEPSKAVAVIQDYLSRLVSGNLMSRDGDIFQIDANFGITGCIPELLLQSHTDVVRVLPALPAEWPDGSFRGLRARGGLVFDVSWHDGELTEAVVRATSAGTYRIALPSGEQTVELAAGQALDLVRAA, from the coding sequence TTGTCACACCTCCTGTGGTTCCGGACGCCGGCACCCGACTGGTTCGAGGCGTTGCCGCTGGGTAACGGGCACCTCGGCGCGAAGGTGTACGGGCGGGTCGCCGACGAACGGATCGCGCTGAACCTGGACGACCTTTGGTCGGGTGACGGACCGCGCACGCCGGCCGTCCCGGACGGGCCGGCGGTGCTGGCCGACGTACGGCGGTTGCTGCTGGACGAAGGTGATCGGCTGGCGGCGACCGAGCGGACGCGGGCGCTGCAAGGGCCGCTGGTCGAGTCGTACCAGCCGCTGGCGGATCTGGTGATCTCCGGCGGCCCGGGCGGCTCCGGCGGCTCGGGTGCCGAGGGCGCGGACGGTGCCGAGGGTGCGGACGGTGCCGAGGGTGCCGAGGGTGCCGAGGGTGCCGAGGGTGCCGAGGGTGCCGAGGGTGCCGAGGGTGCCGAGGGTGCCGAGGGTGCCGAGGGTGCCGAGAGTGCGGACGGTGCCGAGGGTGCGGACTACAGGAGGAGTTTGGATTTGCGGACCGGGATCGCCGCCGTCGACTACACGGTCGACGGCGTGCGGTTCCGGCGCGAGACGTACGTGTCGGCGCCGGACCAGGTGCTGGTGTGGACGCTGATTGCCGACCATCCTGTTGCCGACCTTCGGATCGGTCTGGAGAGCCGGCATCCGGTGCGGACGGAAGTTGCCGACGGCACCTATGGGGTCGTCGGCCGGGTGCCGTCGGATCTGACGATCGAGTACCGGTCGCGGCCTGATCCGGTGCGCTACGAGGACGGGCGCGGGATCGGGTTCGGCGTCGCGCTGCGGGTGTTCGCGGACGGTGCGGTGACGGCGTCCGCGGACGGGGTTGCCGTGCGTGGGGCCTCGCGGGTGACGGTGCTGGTGGCGGCGGCGAGTACGTTCGCCGGCTGGTCGGTGCCGCCGGGGCGGGATCCTCAGGTCGCCTTCGGGGCCGCGGTCGACGTACTCGATGCGGTCGCCGGTGTCGTCGGTGTGGACAAGCTTCGGGAACGGCACGTCGAGGACCATGTCGCGCTGTACGACCGGGCGTCCCTGGAGCTGGGGTCGATTGTCGACAATCCGATTGATGAACGTCTACAGGCGGTCGCCGCCGGCGGCAGTGATCCGGATCTCGTCGCCCTCGCGTTCAACCTCGGGCGGTACCTGTTGATGGCGTCCTCCCGCCCCGGAACGCAGGCCGCCAACCTGCAGGGCATCTGGAACCAGGACCTGCGGCCGATGTGGGCCAGCGACTGGACCAACAACATCAACACCCAGATGAACTACTGGCTCGCCGACCTCACTGGCCTGAGTGAGTGCTTCGAACCGCTCACCGACCTGCTCGAGGGCCTCGCGGAATCGGGCGCCGAGACGGCCAGGATCCTGTACGACGCTCCCGGCTGGGTCGCGCACCACAACGCGGACATCTGGCGGGCGACCTGGCCCGTGGGCGAAGGCGGAGACGACCCGGTCTGGGCGATGTGTGCGACCTGCGGGGTGTGGCTGACAGCACACCTGATGGAGCACTACCGGTTCACGGGAGACGTCGCCTTCCTGCGTGAGCGGGCGTATCCGGTGATCGCGGGCGCGGCCGAGTTCGTCCTGGCGATGCTGGTCGAGGACCGGGACGGCGTACTGCAGCTCGTTCCGTCGACCGCGCCGGAGCATCACTTCGTGCTGCCTTCGGGCGAGAAGGCGTCCGTCGACCTGACGTCGACATTCGACAATTGGCTGATCCGCGAGCTGTTCGCGAACCTCGCACAGGCCGAGGACGTGTTGGGGCTGGGCTCCGAGCTGGGAGCGCGGGCCGCCGCCGCGCGGGGCAGGTTGCCGGAGATCCGGATCACCGCGGACGGGCGGCTGTACGAGTGGCCGACGGACTGGGAGCCTTCCGAGGTACATCACCGGCATCAGTCGCACCTCTACGGGTTGTACCCGGGTGCGGAGATCGACCCGGTACGTACGCCGGAATGGGCCGCGGCTGCCCGAGCTTCGCTGGAGCGGCGTACCGACGGTGCTGTGAACGGCGGGTGGACCGCGGCGTGGTTGGTGGCGTTGTGGGCGCGGTTGTTCGAGCCGTCGAAGGCGGTTGCGGTCATCCAGGACTACCTGAGCCGGCTGGTCTCGGGAAACCTGATGTCTCGCGACGGCGACATCTTCCAGATCGACGCGAACTTCGGCATCACCGGATGCATCCCCGAGCTGTTGCTGCAGAGCCACACCGACGTCGTCCGGGTCCTGCCCGCGCTGCCGGCCGAGTGGCCGGACGGCTCGTTCCGAGGGCTGCGAGCGCGGGGCGGGCTGGTGTTCGACGTGTCCTGGCACGACGGCGAGCTGACCGAGGCCGTCGTACGGGCCACGTCGGCGGGGACGTACCGGATCGCGCTGCCGTCGGGGGAGCAGACCGTCGAGCTGGCGGCCGGTCAGGCGCTGGACCTGGTTAGGGCTGCCTAA
- a CDS encoding ABC transporter substrate-binding protein, whose amino-acid sequence MKKLIGIAASAAVVVLAGCGGGDTKSAGTGVGDKEVATGGRLFKTADAETAKLGSAAAPGVFPRAVKDALGSVQLAKKPERIVVLDSGELDDVLALGITPVGMATTAGQNGVPSYLAGRAQGIKTVGGISELNLEAIAALKPDLILGSKLRAKDLYDKLSAIAPTVFSIRPGFPWKENFLLVADAVGEETKATSVLNDYQTRANDVKKKVPGSPTISLVRFRPGEIRLYGNLSFIGVILKDIWLPRPKLQDVQDLAVEVSQENIGKADGDRIFYSSYGRPDTTDETKVVNGNLWKSLPAVKAGKAQRVDDEVWFLGLGPIGAMDVLSDLEKFLGAEG is encoded by the coding sequence GTGAAGAAGCTGATAGGGATTGCCGCCTCGGCTGCCGTAGTGGTGCTGGCCGGCTGTGGCGGCGGGGACACCAAAAGTGCGGGCACCGGCGTCGGTGACAAGGAAGTGGCGACCGGTGGGCGGCTGTTCAAGACCGCCGACGCGGAGACCGCGAAACTCGGGTCGGCCGCCGCGCCCGGCGTGTTCCCGCGGGCGGTGAAGGACGCGCTGGGCTCGGTGCAGCTCGCGAAGAAGCCGGAGCGGATCGTCGTACTGGACAGCGGCGAGCTGGACGACGTGCTCGCGCTCGGCATCACCCCGGTCGGGATGGCGACGACGGCCGGGCAGAACGGCGTACCGTCGTACCTGGCCGGCAGGGCGCAGGGGATCAAGACGGTCGGCGGGATCAGCGAGCTGAACCTGGAGGCGATCGCGGCGCTCAAGCCGGACCTGATCCTGGGCAGCAAACTGCGGGCGAAGGACCTGTACGACAAGCTGAGCGCGATCGCGCCGACGGTGTTCAGCATCCGGCCCGGGTTCCCGTGGAAGGAGAACTTCCTGCTGGTCGCGGACGCGGTCGGCGAGGAGACCAAGGCGACGTCGGTCCTGAACGACTACCAGACCCGCGCGAACGACGTGAAGAAGAAGGTGCCGGGGTCGCCGACGATCTCGCTGGTCCGGTTCCGTCCGGGGGAGATCCGGCTGTACGGGAACCTGTCGTTCATCGGCGTGATCCTGAAGGACATCTGGCTGCCGCGGCCGAAGCTCCAGGACGTGCAGGATCTCGCCGTCGAGGTCTCCCAGGAGAACATCGGCAAGGCCGACGGCGACCGGATCTTCTACTCCAGCTACGGCAGGCCGGACACCACCGACGAGACGAAGGTTGTCAACGGCAACCTCTGGAAGTCGCTGCCGGCCGTCAAGGCGGGCAAGGCCCAGCGCGTCGACGACGAGGTCTGGTTCCTCGGCCTCGGCCCGATCGGCGCGATGGACGTGCTGTCCGATCTGGAGAAGTTCCTCGGCGCCGAGGGCTGA
- a CDS encoding endonuclease/exonuclease/phosphatase family protein, with amino-acid sequence MPDRQTAVATRTRPPTRTAARRRKNTGGTWRRGWVIAVLAILAGLVLIFHRSVPNSIGNLGSLLDTFLPWVGLAVPVLGVAALVRRSATAGVALLLPAAVWGLMFGHLLLPGKVSGGAYDLRVLTHNVDAANPDPQQTAKDLLGADADVVALEELTPADLKIYKASFAKTYRYEVTRDTVALWSKYPVVETKSVDVGFTWTRALRAEVRTPKGTVAVYVAHLASVRVGTSGFTSDQRNETIKALGRQIAADKSKGVIVMGDFNGTINDRSLAPLTVGLRSAQGAAGTGFGFTWPSAFPTARIDHILVRGITPTKAWVMSPTGSDHRPVVAELRL; translated from the coding sequence ATGCCGGACCGCCAGACCGCCGTCGCCACCCGTACGCGACCGCCGACGCGCACAGCAGCGCGCCGGCGGAAGAACACCGGTGGTACGTGGCGCCGCGGCTGGGTGATCGCCGTACTGGCGATCCTCGCCGGGCTGGTGCTGATCTTCCACCGCAGCGTGCCGAACTCGATCGGCAACCTCGGCAGCCTGCTCGACACGTTCCTGCCCTGGGTCGGCCTCGCCGTACCGGTGCTGGGCGTCGCGGCGCTGGTACGCCGGTCCGCGACCGCAGGTGTCGCGCTGCTGCTGCCGGCGGCGGTCTGGGGGCTGATGTTCGGCCACCTGTTGCTGCCGGGGAAGGTGAGTGGAGGCGCGTACGACCTGCGCGTGCTGACGCACAACGTGGACGCGGCGAACCCGGATCCGCAGCAGACCGCGAAGGACCTGCTCGGTGCGGACGCGGACGTGGTCGCGCTGGAGGAGCTCACCCCGGCGGACCTGAAGATCTACAAGGCGTCGTTCGCGAAGACGTACCGGTACGAGGTGACGCGGGACACGGTCGCGCTGTGGTCGAAGTACCCGGTCGTCGAGACGAAGTCGGTGGACGTCGGGTTCACCTGGACGCGGGCGTTGCGCGCCGAGGTCCGGACGCCGAAGGGGACGGTCGCGGTGTACGTCGCGCACCTGGCCTCGGTCCGGGTCGGGACCAGCGGGTTCACGTCCGACCAGCGCAACGAGACGATCAAGGCGCTCGGCCGGCAGATCGCGGCCGACAAGTCCAAGGGCGTGATCGTGATGGGCGACTTCAACGGCACGATCAACGACCGCAGCCTCGCGCCGCTGACCGTCGGTCTGCGGTCGGCGCAGGGCGCGGCCGGCACCGGGTTCGGGTTCACCTGGCCGTCGGCGTTCCCGACGGCGCGGATCGACCACATCCTGGTCCGCGGCATCACCCCGACCAAGGCCTGGGTGATGAGCCCGACCGGCAGCGACCACCGCCCGGTCGTCGCCGAGCTACGCCTCTGA
- a CDS encoding response regulator: protein MIRVVVADDQQVVREGLVALLGLIDGVQVVGAAANGVEAVDLVAQGNVDVVLMDLRMPVLDGTQATARITADHPDVAVLVLTTYADDASIANALRAGARGYLTKDAGRAEIGAALRSTAAGSRRSTPRSPSA, encoded by the coding sequence GTGATCCGGGTAGTGGTGGCGGACGACCAGCAGGTCGTCCGGGAAGGACTGGTCGCGCTGCTCGGGCTGATCGACGGCGTCCAGGTCGTGGGCGCCGCCGCGAACGGTGTCGAGGCCGTCGACCTGGTTGCCCAGGGCAACGTGGACGTCGTACTGATGGACCTGCGGATGCCCGTACTGGACGGGACGCAGGCGACCGCGCGGATCACGGCCGACCACCCGGACGTCGCCGTACTGGTGCTGACGACGTACGCCGACGACGCGTCGATCGCGAACGCGCTCCGGGCCGGCGCCCGCGGCTACCTGACCAAGGACGCCGGCCGCGCCGAGATCGGCGCCGCGCTGCGTTCGACCGCGGCCGGCAGTCGACGTTCGACCCCGAGGTCTCCAAGCGCCTGA
- a CDS encoding sodium:solute symporter family protein produces the protein MLPQQSILRLDATAIDYVIIALYFVFVLGIGYLARRAVSSSLDFFLSGRSLPAWVTGLAFISANLGAIEIMGMSANGAQYGMPTVHYFWIGAVPAMLFLGVVMMPFYYGSKVRSVPEFMLRRFGKPAHLVNALSFALAQVLIAGVNLFLLATIVNVLLGWPIWVSVIVAAAIVLSYITLGGLSAAIYNEVLQFFVIVAALLPLTLVGLHKVGGWQGLVDKVSGSPGGSDQMSAWPGNALSGFHNGFLSVIGIVFGLGFVLSFGYWTTNFTEVQRALASKNMSAARRTPIIGSFPKMFIPFIVIIPGIIAAVVVPELSQFKATGSGEVDYNDALLLLMRDLLPNGMLGLAITGLLASFMAGMAANLSSFNTVMSYDIIERYLLKDRPDEFYLRTGRIVTVVGTLVAIGTAAIASGYSNLMDYLQQLFSFFNAPLFATFILGMFWKRMTAAAGWIGLVSGTATAILVFVLSKNGVINLPGQGASFVGAGAAFAVDIVVSVLVSLVTTPKRDTELVGLVYSLTPKEQRTEVAVAGDGGWYRKPVLLAGISLALTIVLNIVFS, from the coding sequence ATGCTTCCGCAACAATCCATCCTCAGACTGGACGCCACGGCGATCGACTACGTCATCATCGCCCTGTACTTCGTCTTCGTGCTCGGCATCGGCTACCTGGCCAGACGCGCGGTGTCGAGCAGCCTGGACTTCTTCCTGTCCGGCCGCTCGCTGCCCGCCTGGGTCACCGGGCTGGCGTTCATCTCGGCCAACCTCGGCGCGATCGAGATCATGGGCATGTCCGCGAACGGTGCGCAGTACGGCATGCCGACCGTGCACTACTTCTGGATCGGCGCGGTCCCGGCGATGCTGTTCCTCGGCGTCGTGATGATGCCGTTCTACTACGGCTCGAAAGTCCGCAGCGTGCCGGAGTTCATGCTCCGCCGGTTCGGGAAGCCCGCGCACCTGGTGAACGCGCTCAGCTTCGCCCTGGCGCAGGTGCTGATCGCGGGCGTGAACCTGTTCCTGCTGGCCACCATCGTGAACGTCCTGCTCGGCTGGCCGATCTGGGTGTCGGTGATCGTCGCCGCCGCGATCGTGCTCAGCTACATCACGCTCGGCGGTCTGTCCGCGGCCATCTACAACGAGGTGCTGCAGTTCTTCGTGATCGTCGCGGCGCTGCTGCCGCTGACCCTGGTCGGCCTGCACAAGGTCGGCGGCTGGCAGGGCCTGGTCGACAAGGTGAGCGGGTCGCCGGGCGGCTCGGACCAGATGTCGGCCTGGCCGGGGAACGCGCTGAGCGGCTTCCACAACGGCTTCCTGTCCGTGATCGGCATCGTGTTCGGGCTCGGCTTCGTGCTCTCGTTCGGGTACTGGACGACGAACTTCACCGAGGTCCAGCGGGCGCTGGCCTCGAAGAACATGTCGGCGGCCCGGCGTACTCCGATCATCGGCTCGTTCCCGAAGATGTTCATCCCGTTCATCGTGATCATCCCCGGCATCATCGCGGCGGTCGTCGTACCGGAGTTGTCGCAGTTCAAGGCGACCGGGAGCGGTGAGGTCGACTACAACGACGCATTGCTGCTGCTGATGCGGGACCTGCTGCCGAACGGCATGCTCGGCCTCGCCATCACCGGTCTGCTGGCGTCGTTCATGGCCGGGATGGCGGCCAACCTGAGCTCGTTCAACACCGTGATGTCGTACGACATCATCGAGCGCTACCTCCTCAAGGACCGGCCGGACGAGTTCTACCTGCGGACCGGCCGGATCGTGACGGTGGTCGGCACGCTGGTCGCGATCGGGACGGCCGCGATCGCCTCCGGCTACAGCAACCTGATGGACTACCTGCAGCAGCTGTTCTCGTTCTTCAACGCGCCGCTGTTCGCCACGTTCATCCTCGGTATGTTCTGGAAGCGGATGACCGCGGCGGCCGGCTGGATCGGCCTGGTCAGCGGTACGGCGACCGCGATCCTGGTCTTCGTCCTGTCCAAGAACGGCGTGATCAACCTGCCCGGTCAGGGCGCGAGCTTCGTCGGCGCCGGTGCGGCGTTCGCGGTCGACATCGTCGTCAGCGTGCTGGTCAGCCTGGTGACGACGCCGAAGCGTGACACCGAGCTGGTCGGGCTGGTGTACTCGCTGACCCCGAAGGAGCAGCGCACCGAGGTGGCGGTGGCCGGCGACGGCGGCTGGTACCGCAAGCCGGTGCTGCTGGCGGGCATCTCGCTCGCGCTGACCATCGTCCTGAACATCGTCTTCAGCTGA
- a CDS encoding carboxymuconolactone decarboxylase family protein, which translates to MTPPDINSPEEQARYRRGLEVLNAIDGGGAPAVMDSLGDIAPALAHHVVAFGFGDLYSRPALEPKQRQLVTLGILASLGGCEPELEVHIKTSLNVGLTPAEIVESFIHTAGYAGFPRAINAIAVAKKVFADRDLLPVT; encoded by the coding sequence ATGACGCCTCCTGACATCAACAGCCCGGAAGAACAGGCCCGGTACCGGCGCGGCCTCGAGGTACTGAACGCCATCGACGGTGGTGGCGCCCCCGCGGTCATGGACAGTCTCGGAGACATCGCGCCGGCACTCGCGCATCACGTCGTCGCGTTCGGCTTCGGGGACCTGTACTCCCGGCCGGCGCTCGAACCCAAGCAGCGTCAGCTCGTCACGCTCGGGATCCTCGCGTCCCTCGGCGGCTGCGAGCCCGAACTGGAGGTCCACATCAAAACCTCGCTCAACGTCGGCCTGACACCTGCGGAGATCGTCGAGTCGTTCATCCACACGGCCGGGTACGCCGGTTTCCCGCGCGCCATCAACGCGATCGCCGTGGCCAAGAAGGTCTTCGCGGACCGCGACCTGCTCCCCGTGACATGA
- a CDS encoding Lrp/AsnC ligand binding domain-containing protein has translation MPNIVEAHRLFGDPDYLVRVIARDLPDFQRIHDDHLAALPRVQ, from the coding sequence ATCCCGAACATCGTCGAGGCGCACCGCCTGTTCGGCGACCCCGACTACCTCGTCCGGGTGATCGCCCGCGACCTGCCGGACTTCCAGCGCATCCACGACGACCACCTGGCGGCGTTGCCCCGCGTACAGTGA
- a CDS encoding dihydrofolate reductase family protein yields the protein MSKLVYAALASLDGYVEDAAGEFDWAAPDDEVHAFVNELERPIGTYLYGRRMYETMSYWQTATGLSPVTQAYADIWRAADKLVYSRTLDAISTPRTRLVRDFTPAEIRDLKQSVPQDLSIGGAALAAEALRAGLVDELHLFLSPVVVGGGKPALPGNLRLPLTLIDEHRFNSGFVHLHYSLNG from the coding sequence ATGAGCAAGCTCGTCTACGCCGCTCTCGCCTCCCTCGACGGGTACGTCGAGGACGCCGCCGGTGAGTTCGACTGGGCCGCACCCGACGACGAGGTACATGCCTTCGTCAACGAACTCGAGCGTCCGATCGGGACCTATCTGTACGGCCGACGCATGTACGAGACGATGTCGTACTGGCAGACCGCCACCGGCCTGTCCCCGGTGACCCAGGCGTACGCCGACATCTGGCGGGCCGCGGACAAGCTGGTGTACTCCCGCACGCTCGACGCGATCTCCACCCCGAGAACCCGCCTGGTCCGCGACTTCACCCCGGCCGAGATCCGCGACCTCAAACAGTCCGTCCCTCAGGACCTCTCGATCGGCGGTGCCGCTCTCGCCGCCGAGGCGCTGCGAGCGGGTCTGGTCGACGAGCTCCACCTGTTCCTGTCCCCCGTCGTCGTCGGCGGCGGCAAGCCGGCCTTGCCCGGCAACCTCCGGCTGCCGTTGACCCTGATCGACGAACACCGCTTCAACAGCGGCTTCGTGCACCTCCACTACAGCCTCAACGGTTAA